A window of the Brassica oleracea var. oleracea cultivar TO1000 chromosome C1, BOL, whole genome shotgun sequence genome harbors these coding sequences:
- the LOC106324609 gene encoding uncharacterized protein LOC106324609 has translation MAASYHVRSSSLPSRLHSSGLSHIQLLLKKLPTDNNNNSLSLLSQLYHSVSHLFNESPSSLLLPHHSFFTHLLDLSLVHLDLCSKLRDITCRIKDCLRDLRSAFRRRRHGGDSTIRRHVISFIRSRKAVHKDLAKLLLLLKHADHSYSGPTHHLITLLRQVCSQTCLSFRTVLLSLSTSVPKPRPSKWALVTKLVIKNVTNTGAQVQTGHRNEYQLMDEELQRFCTAKEIKKERIKSLNTSLDKVDIVVEDLEETLESLYRRMIQARVSLLNIVSLHI, from the coding sequence ATGGCTGCCTCCTACCACGTTCGCTCTTCTAGCTTACCATCTAGGCTACACTCAAGTGGTCTCAGTCATATCCAACTCCTCCTCAAGAAGCTACCTACAGATAATAATAATAACAGCCTCTCACTTCTGTCACAGCTTTACCACTCCGTCTCTCATCTCTTCAACGAATCACCTTCTTCATTGCTACTCCCTCATCACTCCTTCTTTACTCATCTTCTTGATCTCTCCCTTGTACACCTTGACTTGTGTTCCAAGCTAAGAGACATCACTTGCCGCATCAAGGACTGTCTCCGTGACCTCCGTTCTGCTTTCAGACGGAGGAGACACGGTGGAGATTCCACCATCCGCCGCCACGTTATATCCTTTATCCGCTCCAGGAAAGCGGTTCACAAGGATCTAGCTAAGCTACTCTTGTTGCTGAAACATGCCGACCACTCCTACTCAGGGCCAACTCATCATTTGATCACACTGCTCCGACAAGTTTGTTCCCAGACATGTCTTTCTTTTAGGACAGTCTTGTTGTCGTTATCCACATCAGTACCAAAGCCAAGACCTTCTAAGTGGGCTTTAGTTACCAAATTGGTGATCAAGAACGTTACTAATACAGGTGCTCAAGTTCAGACAGGACACAGAAACGAGTACCAGTTGATGGATGAAGAACTACAAAGATTCTGCACGGCGAAAGAGATAAAGAAGGAAAGAATCAAGTCATTGAACACAAGCTTAGATAAAGTCGATATTGTAGTTGAAGATCTGGAGGAGACGCTTGAAAGCTTGTACAGGCGTATGATCCAAGCTAGAGTCTCTCTTTTGAACATAGTCTCTTTGCATATATGA
- the LOC106324617 gene encoding protein S-acyltransferase 10-like isoform X1, with product MLNSSRKLGYIHGTHMSSYFFLFSVTLLQYFVTCGSSPRYVIDAMRDVDETNAILYRYAPTTSFKNCLRCQKMVLDLYPPGTSLRWYICEESALCIWTLIMYIDYLTNVAKPWWKNAVIILLLVVLVISLIFVLLLLLFHS from the exons ATGCTCAATTCGTCGAGAAAACTAGGCTACATCCATG GCACGCACATGTCCTCTTACTTCTTCTTGTTCTCTGTCACTCTTCTCCAGTATTTCGTCACTTGTGGCTCTTCGCC TAGGTATGTTATTGATGCAATGAGGGATGTTGACGAAACCAATGCAATACTGTACAGATACGCACCTACCACATCATTT AAAAACTGCCTCAGGTGCCAGAAGATGGTTTTGGACTTGTACCCTCCTGGAACATCCTTAAG GTGGTACATCTGTGAGGAGAGTGCTCTATGCATCTGGACACTCATCATGTACATTGACTACCTGACTAACGTAGCCAAGCCTTG GTGGAAGAATGCAGTTATCATACTACTCCTTGTCGTATTGGTGATCTCCTTGATATTCGTGCTGCTTCTTTTGCTTTTTCACAG CTAA
- the LOC106324617 gene encoding protein S-acyltransferase 10-like isoform X3 — translation MYFVTCGSSPRYVIDAMRDVDETNAILYRYAPTTSFKNCLRCQKMVLDLYPPGTSLRWYICEESALCIWTLIMYIDYLTNVAKPWWKNAVIILLLVVLVISLIFVLLLLLFHS, via the exons ATG TATTTCGTCACTTGTGGCTCTTCGC CTAGGTATGTTATTGATGCAATGAGGGATGTTGACGAAACCAATGCAATACTGTACAGATACGCACCTACCACATCATTT AAAAACTGCCTCAGGTGCCAGAAGATGGTTTTGGACTTGTACCCTCCTGGAACATCCTTAAG GTGGTACATCTGTGAGGAGAGTGCTCTATGCATCTGGACACTCATCATGTACATTGACTACCTGACTAACGTAGCCAAGCCTTG GTGGAAGAATGCAGTTATCATACTACTCCTTGTCGTATTGGTGATCTCCTTGATATTCGTGCTGCTTCTTTTGCTTTTTCACAG CTAA
- the LOC106324617 gene encoding protein S-acyltransferase 10-like isoform X2 — translation MSSYFFLFSVTLLQYFVTCGSSPRYVIDAMRDVDETNAILYRYAPTTSFKNCLRCQKMVLDLYPPGTSLRWYICEESALCIWTLIMYIDYLTNVAKPWWKNAVIILLLVVLVISLIFVLLLLLFHS, via the exons ATGTCCTCTTACTTCTTCTTGTTCTCTGTCACTCTTCTCCAGTATTTCGTCACTTGTGGCTCTTCGC CTAGGTATGTTATTGATGCAATGAGGGATGTTGACGAAACCAATGCAATACTGTACAGATACGCACCTACCACATCATTT AAAAACTGCCTCAGGTGCCAGAAGATGGTTTTGGACTTGTACCCTCCTGGAACATCCTTAAG GTGGTACATCTGTGAGGAGAGTGCTCTATGCATCTGGACACTCATCATGTACATTGACTACCTGACTAACGTAGCCAAGCCTTG GTGGAAGAATGCAGTTATCATACTACTCCTTGTCGTATTGGTGATCTCCTTGATATTCGTGCTGCTTCTTTTGCTTTTTCACAG CTAA